The following proteins are co-located in the Nasonia vitripennis strain AsymCx chromosome 3 unlocalized genomic scaffold, Nvit_psr_1.1 chr3_random0007, whole genome shotgun sequence genome:
- the LOC116416733 gene encoding uncharacterized protein LOC116416733, producing the protein MDVQKTIAEQNLNEFNQNKEHENLVTFEKSIITGQDVINTLNQSKEYENVVAIEMSEQIEEQNSILDKSSQSEEHDHLVRSEVVDEIDSIVDKSSHFEELDLLNLPIKTNHNQSSLLEIIFDDLVNSTRNPFEERSVVLNGILIPTKIYIINKEEKELKFINTCAFDSLFEISVNMYLQSSSIRTMFTRLDTTSSINFASAILNYIKNFDLDQLYQDRATILLPLFKEVIAVVNCRVNVNNLFKALFESYNTYTIRHSNCYCGHSEQKSLFTHSISTRDIF; encoded by the exons cagaacaaaatttaaatgagtttaatcaaaataaagaaCATGAAAATTTagtcacttttgaaaaaagtattattacaGGACAAGATGTTATAAATACATTAAATCAATCCAAAGAATATGAAAATGTAGTAGCTATTGAAATGTCTGAACAGATTGAAGAACAGAATTCTATACTGGATAAATCAAGTCAATCTGAAGAACATGATCATTTAGTTAGGAGTGAAGTAGTTGATGAAATTGATTCTATAGTGGATAAATCAAGTCATTTTGAGGAACTTGATTTACTAAACTTACCAATCAAGACTAATCACAATCA atcaAGTTTACTAGAGATTATCTTTGATGACTTAGTAAACTCCACGCGAAATCCATTTGAGGAAcgaagtgttgtacttaatgGAATATTAATAcctacaaaaatatacatcattaataaagaagaaaaagaattaaaattcatCAATACATGTGCATTTGATAGTCTTTTCGAAATTTCTGTTAATATGTACTTGCAAAGTTCAAGTATTAGAACTATGTTTACACGTCTAGATACTACGTCTTCAATTAATTTTGCAAGTGCCATActaaattatatcaaaaattttgatttagatCAATTATATCAAGATAGGGCAACAATATTACTCCCACTTTTTAAAGAAGTAATTGCTGTAGTAAACTGTCGAGTTAATGTAAATAACTTGTTCAAAGCATTATTTGAATCATATAATACTTATACTATAAGACATTCTAATTGTTATTGCGGTCACAGTgaacaaaaatcattatttactCATTCAATTTCAACTAGAGATATATTTTAA